One genomic region from Thermoflexus sp. encodes:
- a CDS encoding cobalamin B12-binding domain-containing protein, with translation MGRKIRVLIAKPGLDGHDRGAKVIARALRDAGFEVIYTGLRQTPEMIAEAALQEDVDVVGLSILSGAHMTLLPRVVEELRKRGLDDVLVIAGGIIPEEDIPALKAAGIREVFGPGTSTETIVQFICAHFGIRPEDLKAAGEPALP, from the coding sequence ATGGGTCGTAAAATCCGTGTGCTCATTGCCAAGCCGGGGCTGGACGGCCATGATCGGGGCGCCAAGGTGATCGCCCGCGCCCTGCGGGATGCCGGGTTCGAGGTGATCTATACGGGCCTGCGGCAGACCCCCGAGATGATCGCCGAGGCGGCGTTGCAGGAGGATGTGGATGTGGTGGGCCTCTCGATCCTCTCCGGAGCCCATATGACGCTGCTCCCCCGGGTGGTGGAGGAGCTCCGGAAACGGGGGCTGGACGATGTGCTGGTGATCGCCGGGGGGATCATCCCCGAGGAGGATATCCCCGCGCTAAAGGCCGCGGGCATCCGGGAGGTTTTCGGACCGGGCACCAGCACCGAGACCATTGTGCAGTTCATCTGCGCGCATTTCGGCATCCGTCCGGAGGATCTCAAAGCGGCCGGCGAGCCGGCGCTTCCCTGA